A window of Plantibacter sp. PA-3-X8 genomic DNA:
GATCCTCGGCGAGCCGGGTCGTCTGGCGCGGATGCAGGCCGCGGCCCGACGGGTCGGTCGCCCCGACGCGGCCCGCGACGTCGTCGACCGGCTGCTCGACGGTCCGGCACGACCGTTCGTCGTGACCCGGGCGGCGCAGAAGACGATCTTCGACGCGAGCGCCCGGCGGGTGGTCGCGAGCGAGCTCGAGGGCGAGTCGGCCCTCGTGCGTCTCGTCGACCCGGCGGCGTCCAGCACGGTCGCGCTGCTCCGGGCCGGTGAGCTGGACGACCTGCAGCAGCGCTACACCGGGCCGTACGGCACCCTCGTGCTGCGACGCGACGACGCGGTGCTCTCCGTCCGGCGTGACTCGCAGCGCCTCCTCCGCGCCGTCCTCGGACGGGATGAGGAGCTCGCCGTGCGGGTCGAGGGTCTCGCCGACCTCGAGTCGGCCGGCCCGAGCTGATCGGGTCAGCCGGCTGTGTCCGGCAGTCGGGCGGGGTCGTCGTCGAGGTCGCTGTCACCGTTCCGCAGCGGGGTCGCGTCCGCCCAGGTCGACGGGCTGTGCTGGGCGGCCTGCAGCGCCCAGTCGCCGGTGCGGGGTGACCAGCGGCGGGTGACCGGGTCGCGTTCGAGCGTCGGTGTCGGATCGAGGACGACCCGGACGACGCGTTCCTCGCCCGCCTGCAGGGTCACCTTCCGGAACCCGAGGAGCTGGGCGACCGGTCGCTCGAGTGCGGTGTCGGCGGCGTAGAGCTGGACGACGGTCGACCCCTCGCGGTGACCGGTGTTCGTCACAAAGACCTCGGCGGTCCCACCGGTGTCGTCGAACCGGTGCCCGAGCAGGCGGTGGTCGATCGTCGTGTACCCGAGGCCGAAGCCGAACGGGAAAGCCGGCGTGTGGCCCTCCTCGTCCAACCGCCGCTGTCCCCAGCGGTCGTCGTACACGACGGCCTTCGCCTCGCGGTCGAAGGGCGGCAGGTGTGCGGGATCGGTCGGGATCACGAACGGCAGTCGCCCGCCGGGCTCGACCACTCCGGTCAGGACGTCGGCGAGCGCTCGACCGCCCTCCATCCCGCCGTACCAGGCGAGGACGAGCGCCGGGACCCGGTCGCGCCAGGCCTCGGTCAGGATCGCGCTCCCGCCGATGAGCACGACGACCGTGCGCGGGTTGGCTGCGGCGACGGCCAGGATGAGGCGTTCGTCCGACGGCCGGAGACGGAGCGAAGTGCGATCGCCGCCGCGCACGAACCGCGACGCCAGGTGCGCGACGCCCGTGATGGCGCTACGCAGTCGACCCGAGTCCAGGGCCGCCCCGAGGACGCCGACGTCGACGCCGCCGGTGACGACCGACTCGCCCTCGTCGTGCTGGTCGAAGCCGACGACGACGATGGCCGTGTCGGCTGCCGCCGCCGCAGTGACCGCGGCCCGCACGTTCCCGGCCGGGGTGGTCGTGATCTGCGTGTCGGGGAGTGCCTCACGGAGCCCCTGCAGCGGCGAGACGGTGGTCGGCGGACGGACGCGCGACGAGCCGTGGTCGCCGAGGTTCGCCCGGTCCGCGAGACGGCCGACCACCGCGATCCGACGGGTCGTCGCCGACAGGGGGAGGAGTGGTACGCCGTCGTCGACCGGGCGGTTGGCGAGGAGCACGATCGACTCCTCGGCGACGTGTCGGGCGAGCGCGCGGTGGGCCGAGCCGGCGACGACGTCCGCCGAGGGTTGCGGTTCGGTGCGGGTCGCGGCGTGCAGGAGGGTCGTCCGCAGGATGCGCCGGGCCGAGCGCAGGACGGTGGCGTGGTGGAGGGTGCCTGCCCGCAGGGCGGCGGGCAACTCGTGTGCCCGTCGCAGGCGGAGCGGCATCTCCACGTCCATCCCGGCTTCCAGGCTGCCGACCGCGTCATGGGTCCCGAAGACCCAGTCGCTCGTCACGAAGCCCGTGAAGCCCCACTCCTCCCGCAGCACCTCGGTGAGCAGCGGACGGTTGACGTCCATGTACTCGCCCCGCACCCGGTTGTAGGCGCTCATGACCGAGTCCGCGCCGGCGTCGATCACGGCCTTGAAGTGCGGCAGGTAGACCTCGTGCAGTGCGTGGTCGTCCACCGAGACGTCGACCTCGAACCGCTCGTCCTCCATGGAGTTGAGCGCGAAGTGCTTCACGCACGCCATCGTGTGGACGCGGACGCCTCGGGTCATGGCCGATCCCATCCGGCCCGTCAGCACCGGATCCTCGCCGTAGCACTCCTGTGCGCGGCCCCACGCGGGATGGCGGAGCAGGTTGACGCAGACGGACGCCGAGTAGTTCGCCCCGCGGATCCGCGTCTCCGCACCGATCGCCTCACCCACCTGCTCCTCGAGCACCGGGTCCCAGGTGGCCGCCCGCGCCATCGTCACGGGGAACGCGGTGGACTCGCCGATGACGACCCCGCGGGCGCCGTCACTGAACCGGACCCCCGGGATCCCGAGCCGGGGGACGGCTCCGGCCACGAACGGACGCCGGTGGAGCAGCACGGGGATCAGCGGGAGGAGTCGGCGCGGGGAGTCGCCGTCGAGCAGACCGAGGAGCTCCGCGTCGGTCAGCCGCTCGATCAGTCGTTCGGCGCCTGCGTCGGCGTCGAGGCGTCCGGCGCGGATCTCCCGCACGACCTCGTCATAGGCGTCGCCCTCGGGTGGTCCGCCACCGCGGCGCTGCTTCGGCGGACGCGCGTTCCGGCGCCCGGTGACGATTCCCATGCTCTGCATTCTGCACCCTCGACCGGCGTGCTGAGCCCCACGCCCGACCGCGCGATCCGCCGTGCGGTGGAGGACACCTCGGCGGACGCCTGCGAGGATGGGACGATGTCGGGACACGAGGGGGAGTCGGTTGCCGCGATGCAGCCGCTGATCGAGGCGGACGGCGTCGGAGCGGTGATCGACGGGGAGACCCTGCTGGCGCCCACGGACATCCGGGTCGAGCGGGGGATGGCGCTCGCCGTCCGGGGGCGGAACGGATCGGGCAAGACGACCCTGCTGCGGATCCTCAGCGGACGGCTGCGCCCGTCGAGCGGGACGGCGACGATCGGAGGCCGGACCATCGACGACCGCGACCGCACGGTGCGTCGCTCCGTCTCAGCCCTCATCGGCACCCCGGCCTACGCGCCGGACCTGACGCTGCGCGAACACCTGCGCTACATCTCGACGACCTGGGGTGTGACCGGCCAGGCGGCGGACGACGCCGCCGACGAGCTGCTCGTGGCCCTGCGCATCGACACGCTCGCGCGCCGCTTCGCCACCGAGCTGTCCTCGGGTCAGTCGCAGTTGTTCGCCCTGGCGACGGCGCTCGTCCGGCCTTTCGACGTCCTCGTGCTCGACGAACCGGAGCAGCGCCTCGACGCCGAGCGGCGTGGCCTCGTCGCCGACCGCATCCTGCTCGCGAAGGAGCGCGGGGCGGCGATCGTCTTCGCGAGCCACGACGCCGGGCTCGTCGAACGGGTCGCGGACGAGGCGATCACGGTCGAAGCCCCGTGAGCACCGGCACCGGGCGCATCTCGCGCGACGACCGTCGGATCCTCCGCGCCGGCCGGGCGGTGCTCGCCGCGCGCGACGGGCGTCCGCGGGTCGCCGACGTCGCGTTCGTCGTCTATGCCGCGCTGCTCGTCGCACTCATCGTGGGCGCTCCGCTCGTGCGGTTCGCTGTCCTCGGACTGATCGAGCCGGATGCCGCGGGCGTCGTGGCGGCCGTCCGGCCCGGGGCGGTCGCGCTGCTCTCGGCGATCGCGACGATCGTCGTCGTGCTCGGTGGTCGGACGAGGGGACCGGTCGTGCCGAGACCTGCGGCGGTGCAGTTCCTCGCCGATTCGCCACTGCCGCGTCGACTCACGCTGCGTCGTCCCTTCGTCACCTCGGCGCTCGCACTCGCGGGGCTCTCGGTCCTCGTGGCCGGGGTGGTCGGCTTGTCGCGACTCCTGGTGCCGGGGGAGCGGGCGACCGTCTCGGTGGGAGTGGCCGCCGACACGGCCTCGGTGATCGGCATGACCGGACCGACTGTGCCCGCCGCCGTGGTGGCCTTCGTGATCGGTGCCGTGGGCTTCTCCCTGCTCCTCGCGGTGGCGTGGCTGCTCGGTCAGCACGGTTCGCGACGGACGGTCGCCGCCGTCGTCATCGTCGCCGGTGCAGGCGGAGTGCTCGGTCTCCTCGTCCCCGGCATGCTGCTCCTTTCGCCGTGGGGATGGCTGGGGCTCCTCTGGTCGCCGGTGGCCGGTGGCATCGAGGCCATGGTGCTCGGCGGTGCACTCGCGACGGGGGACTGGGCGCGGCTCTTCACCTGGGGTGGTGGAGGTGGCTGGTTCGCGTCGGTGGGGGTGCCGGTGTCGTGGTGGCCGGCTGTCGCGCTCGTCGTGCTCGGTGCTGTCTCCCTCCTGCTCGTCCCGAGGGCGCTGGACGGACTGCGGAGCGGACCCCTCCTCGACCAGGCGCTGCGCTGGCAGCGGGTCGGGATGATGCTGCAGAGCGGTGACGCCTCGGGTGCCGTCGGCGGGCTGCGAGCCTCCCCGACGAGCGGTCGCCGTGTCCCGCTGCGGATGACCGGGCCGTTCTGGCTCGTCGTCCTCAGGCGGTCGATCGTCGGAGCTCGGCGGACACCCGGGCGGGTCGCCCTCGGTTCCCTCGTCCTGGCGGCGTCCGGCGCGTCGGTCGGTCTCTCCTTCGGGCTCCCGGACGGTGTGCGGTGGATGCTCGCCGTCCCCGCGGCGTTGCTCGCCTACCTCGCGGTGGGTGTCTGGTGCGACGCGGTGCGACACGGGGTCGAGAGCGCGGGGACGCCCACGCTCTACGGTCGGAGCCCCCGCTCGCTCGTGCTCGCCGGAGCCGTCGCCCCGCTGCTGGCCGCGGTCGTGATCGGTGGGATCGGTGACCTGCTCGGGGTGCTCGCCTCCGCGGCACCGGGCGGTATGGCGCTCCTCCAGCCGCTCGGGTGGTGGCCGCTGCTCGCGGTGTGGATCGTCGTGCTCCGGACGTTCGACGCGGCGAAGGGACCACTGCCGATCCTGCTGCTCATGCCCGTCCCGACGCCGTTCGGCGATGCGTCCTCGCTGAACGTCCTGCTCTGGCAGTCGGACGCCGTCCTGCTGGCGATCCTCGTCGGTGGTGGGTTGACCGCGCTGGCGCCGGTGGCGCCGGGTGCGGCCGTCGTCCTGCTGGTGGGGGTGCTCGTGATTGTCGCGGCGTTGGGGTTCGCGCGGTTGCGGAAGCTGTCCCGGCCGGCCTGAGCGTCGGGGCGCTCAGCGTGAGAGCCGGAGAACAGCGCGAGAGCCGGACGGAAGACGCGATTCCGTCCGGCTCTCGCGCGGATCTCCTGCTGTGGTGCTGGTGGGCCGGACCCTACTTCGCGACCTTGGCGGCGGCCTCGGCGAGCTTCGGGACGAGCTGCTCGAGGACGACGGGGATGCTCAGCACGGACGCCGCGCTGTAGGCCTGCGTGAGCTCGTCGGCGGGGTCGAGGACGATCGCGCGACCGTCCTGCACCACGGGGAGGCTCGCGAGCAGCGGGTCGGCGGTGGTGTCCGCTGCGCTGAACCCGATCGGGAGGAGGACGGCGACATCGGCGTCGAACGCGGACACCTGCTCGGCGGAGACCGCCGCGTAGAAACCGGAGGCCTCGAGGTCGAGGACCGCCGGGTTCTGCTGGAAGCCGAGGTCGGCGAGGATGTCGAAGCGACCGTCGCCCTCGAGGTAAGCGCCGTAGGCGTCGCCGAACTTCGTCGCGGCGACGGTGGTGAGCCCGGCGAACTCCTGGTGGAGGTCGGCGGCCTCGTTGATCGACTGCTTCGTGGCGGAGACGAGCGCGTCGCCCTCCTGGGTCTTGCCGAGCGCGGCGGCGACCTGCTCGAGCTGGACGTCCCACGGGGTCGCGAACGCGGCGGTCCCCTTGGGCGCGAAGACGGTCGGGGCGATCTCCGAGAGCCGCTCGTACTGCTTCTCGTCGCCGGCAGAGCGGGTGTTGAGGATGAGGTCGGGTTCGAGCGCCTGGATCTGCTCGTAGTTGACGGTGTCGCCGCTGTCCTCGATGATCTCGGGGGTCACGTCGCCGAAGAGGTCGGTGGCCCACGGGCCGACGGCCTTGTTGTCGGCGCCGAAGGACTGCCAGTCGTAGACACCGACGGGCACGACGCCGAGGGAGAGCGCCATCTCCGCGTCGGACCAGCCGAGGGCGACGACGGTGAGGTCGCCGGCGGGCTCCGGGACGGTCACCTCGCCGAACATCGTGTCGACGGTGCCGAGCGTGCCGGTGGAGGCGTCGTCGGTGGAGGACCCGGCGGTGCAGCCGGCGAGGGCGAGGCCTGCGACCGCGAGGGCGGCGACGGCGGTGAGGGTGCGGGGCATGCGGCGCATGTTCTGCTTTCCGTTGAAGACGTGGGGTATGAGGTAAGCCTAAGCTTCCCAAGTCACGTCCCGGTAACGCTTGTGCTTCGGCCAGCGCGGTGCGCTGACGTGAGCGCGGGTCACTGACGCGAGCGCACCCCTCCGGAGACCCGCGCTCACGTCCCCTGAGGTGCGCTCGCGTCAGCGCATCGCGCTGGCACACGGACTACTTGCGCGGCATATGTCGGTGTAGGCATATCTGCTCTGTGGATAACCCTGGGCGGGAGTCTGGGTGCGCTTAGCGTCGAGGGATGCCACGGACCTCGCGCTCTCGCTCTGTCTCTACGATCGTTCTCACGGCGGGACTGCTCGCCCTCACCGCGTGCACGGGACCTGAACCCGCGCCGCCTCCGAAGAGTTCGCCGCCGGTCTTCGAGAACGAGGAACAGGCGCTGGCGGCCGGCACTGAGGCCTATGAGAGCTACTTGGGCGTGTGGAACCGGGTCGTCGCAGACGGCGGAGTCGATCCTGCTCGCATCGATGAGGTGACAACCGGAGAGCTCCGAACGTTCGAGAACGAGAGCCTGTCCAAGCTTCAGGAGCTCGGATGGACCTTTTCCGGCGCGGCTTCGCTGGAGGTGTTCACGATCAGGGACTGGTACTCGAAAGCTGACGCAGCGGACGTCCTGATCGTCGGATCCGCCTGCGTGGACATGACTGGCTTGCAAGCAACGGATGGGGCAGGAGCATCGGTCATCAAGCCTGAACGCCCAGCCAAGCGCACCTGGGCAGTTCACATTGCTCCGGGTGCTGCTGATCAACGTCCCTACGTGCTGGCGAAGCACGAAGTCATCAAGGAGGGGCCCTCATGCGGAGAGTAGGTACTGCGCTGGCCATCGGGTTCATGCTCGTGGGCGGCGTCGGGCTGGCGTCCGCCGCCGTCGCCGCCAGCTGCGACGCTGGCGGGGCAATTTCGGGCGCTTGCATCGGTAACGGTTCGGTCGACATCGGTGGCAGCGTCGAACGCCCGGGCACTGGCGTTGGTTCCGGCGGCGGAACGGGCGGAGGCGACGACGAAGGAGGCGGCTCGGCGGAGCTGCCGCCCGGTGTGACCGACGGGCCCAACGGTGAGCGGACGGTCTGCAGCCTCATGCGGCCGGACGAGTGTTACACCTTCACCCCCGGCGACCTCGGCACCGACCTCG
This region includes:
- a CDS encoding beta-glucosidase is translated as MGIVTGRRNARPPKQRRGGGPPEGDAYDEVVREIRAGRLDADAGAERLIERLTDAELLGLLDGDSPRRLLPLIPVLLHRRPFVAGAVPRLGIPGVRFSDGARGVVIGESTAFPVTMARAATWDPVLEEQVGEAIGAETRIRGANYSASVCVNLLRHPAWGRAQECYGEDPVLTGRMGSAMTRGVRVHTMACVKHFALNSMEDERFEVDVSVDDHALHEVYLPHFKAVIDAGADSVMSAYNRVRGEYMDVNRPLLTEVLREEWGFTGFVTSDWVFGTHDAVGSLEAGMDVEMPLRLRRAHELPAALRAGTLHHATVLRSARRILRTTLLHAATRTEPQPSADVVAGSAHRALARHVAEESIVLLANRPVDDGVPLLPLSATTRRIAVVGRLADRANLGDHGSSRVRPPTTVSPLQGLREALPDTQITTTPAGNVRAAVTAAAAADTAIVVVGFDQHDEGESVVTGGVDVGVLGAALDSGRLRSAITGVAHLASRFVRGGDRTSLRLRPSDERLILAVAAANPRTVVVLIGGSAILTEAWRDRVPALVLAWYGGMEGGRALADVLTGVVEPGGRLPFVIPTDPAHLPPFDREAKAVVYDDRWGQRRLDEEGHTPAFPFGFGLGYTTIDHRLLGHRFDDTGGTAEVFVTNTGHREGSTVVQLYAADTALERPVAQLLGFRKVTLQAGEERVVRVVLDPTPTLERDPVTRRWSPRTGDWALQAAQHSPSTWADATPLRNGDSDLDDDPARLPDTAG
- a CDS encoding ABC transporter ATP-binding protein, which codes for MLSPTPDRAIRRAVEDTSADACEDGTMSGHEGESVAAMQPLIEADGVGAVIDGETLLAPTDIRVERGMALAVRGRNGSGKTTLLRILSGRLRPSSGTATIGGRTIDDRDRTVRRSVSALIGTPAYAPDLTLREHLRYISTTWGVTGQAADDAADELLVALRIDTLARRFATELSSGQSQLFALATALVRPFDVLVLDEPEQRLDAERRGLVADRILLAKERGAAIVFASHDAGLVERVADEAITVEAP
- a CDS encoding ABC transporter substrate-binding protein, with the protein product MPRTLTAVAALAVAGLALAGCTAGSSTDDASTGTLGTVDTMFGEVTVPEPAGDLTVVALGWSDAEMALSLGVVPVGVYDWQSFGADNKAVGPWATDLFGDVTPEIIEDSGDTVNYEQIQALEPDLILNTRSAGDEKQYERLSEIAPTVFAPKGTAAFATPWDVQLEQVAAALGKTQEGDALVSATKQSINEAADLHQEFAGLTTVAATKFGDAYGAYLEGDGRFDILADLGFQQNPAVLDLEASGFYAAVSAEQVSAFDADVAVLLPIGFSAADTTADPLLASLPVVQDGRAIVLDPADELTQAYSAASVLSIPVVLEQLVPKLAEAAAKVAK